In Argonema galeatum A003/A1, one DNA window encodes the following:
- a CDS encoding nuclear transport factor 2 family protein has protein sequence MTDEHTEILAANAAFYRAFEKKDLEAMSSVWSQGTVSICIHPGRNALKGWKEIRSSWEAIFRNTQYLEIETDIVATEVRNNIAYVILRENVLQVSDGRRSQAQSMATNIFEFMGGKWYLIHHHGSPLMR, from the coding sequence ATGACCGACGAGCATACTGAAATATTAGCTGCAAACGCAGCTTTTTATCGAGCTTTTGAAAAAAAAGATCTGGAAGCGATGAGTTCCGTTTGGTCGCAGGGAACTGTGAGCATTTGCATTCATCCCGGACGCAACGCGCTCAAAGGATGGAAAGAAATTCGCTCTTCTTGGGAGGCGATATTTAGAAATACCCAATACTTGGAAATTGAAACAGATATTGTGGCAACAGAAGTTCGCAACAATATCGCTTACGTTATCCTGAGAGAAAATGTTTTACAAGTAAGCGATGGCAGAAGATCTCAGGCACAATCAATGGCTACAAATATCTTTGAGTTTATGGGTGGAAAGTGGTATCTAATCCATCACCACGGTAGTCCTTTGATGCGTTGA
- a CDS encoding helix-turn-helix domain-containing protein, whose translation MEQGSGRYRFKREGILRVGDILHDARETKRWSLQDLQNYCGLPPSTSSDIENGCVTKIHADTLETLRVALEPQNPHTGRTYTLGELYELMLVKEEIITAVKGKR comes from the coding sequence GTGGAACAAGGTTCAGGTCGTTATCGATTCAAGCGTGAGGGAATCCTGCGTGTTGGAGATATTCTTCACGATGCCAGAGAAACCAAGCGCTGGAGTCTCCAAGACTTGCAGAATTATTGCGGACTTCCACCAAGCACATCTAGTGACATTGAAAATGGGTGTGTAACAAAAATTCACGCCGATACGCTGGAAACCTTGCGGGTAGCCCTAGAACCCCAAAATCCCCACACAGGTAGAACTTATACACTAGGGGAATTGTATGAATTAATGCTGGTTAAGGAAGAAATAATCACCGCCGTCAAAGGAAAAAGATAG
- the mnmE gene encoding tRNA uridine-5-carboxymethylaminomethyl(34) synthesis GTPase MnmE — MSQTLTKGTTIAALATAIVPQQGSVGIVRVSGTEAIAIARALFHAPGRQQWETHRILYGYIHHPQTQQLVDEALLLIMKAPRSYTREDVVEFHCHGGIMAVQQVLQLCIEEGARLAQPGEFTLRAFLNGRLDLTQAESIADLVGAKSPQAAQLALAGLQGKLREPIRQLRVTCLHILAEIEARIDFEEDLPPLDEEVVKAQIDRVLAEVTRILATADKGELLRTGLKVAIVGRPNVGKSSLLNAWSRSDRAIVTDLPGTTRDVVESTLVVGGIPVQVLDTAGIRETVDVVEKIGVERSRTAAQNADLVLLTIDAQAGWTPADAEIYAQVQHRPVILVINKIDLLKEDELKLLQSKIQNPKSKILTVAAQNQGIEDLEKAILEAVRSGNLQAANIDLAINQRQAETLTRAKTSLHQVQATIANQLPLDFWTIDLRGAIQALGEITGEEVTESVLDRIFSRFCIGK, encoded by the coding sequence ATGTCTCAGACATTGACAAAAGGCACAACGATCGCAGCTCTAGCCACAGCAATTGTCCCCCAACAGGGCAGCGTGGGCATTGTGCGCGTGTCAGGTACAGAAGCGATCGCGATCGCACGCGCCCTTTTCCACGCGCCAGGGCGTCAGCAGTGGGAAACTCACCGCATCCTATACGGCTACATCCACCATCCCCAGACGCAGCAGCTAGTCGATGAAGCGCTATTGCTGATTATGAAAGCGCCACGCTCTTACACCCGCGAAGATGTGGTAGAGTTCCATTGTCACGGCGGCATCATGGCCGTGCAGCAAGTATTGCAGCTATGTATAGAAGAGGGTGCTAGACTGGCACAACCGGGAGAATTTACCCTTCGCGCCTTCTTAAACGGGCGTTTGGATTTAACTCAGGCAGAAAGTATAGCCGATTTGGTCGGTGCTAAATCGCCCCAAGCGGCACAATTAGCCTTAGCTGGGTTACAGGGGAAGTTGCGCGAACCAATTCGGCAGTTGCGTGTCACCTGTTTGCATATATTGGCAGAAATTGAAGCCAGAATTGATTTTGAGGAAGATTTGCCGCCACTGGATGAAGAAGTGGTGAAAGCGCAAATAGATCGAGTTTTGGCAGAAGTAACTCGCATTTTAGCAACTGCTGACAAGGGAGAACTGCTGCGTACCGGGTTGAAAGTGGCAATTGTCGGGCGTCCGAACGTGGGAAAATCGAGTTTGCTGAATGCTTGGAGTAGGAGCGATCGCGCGATCGTCACCGACCTTCCCGGCACCACCCGCGACGTTGTAGAATCGACCCTGGTAGTGGGCGGAATACCCGTGCAAGTGCTGGATACAGCCGGGATTCGGGAAACCGTGGATGTAGTGGAAAAGATCGGCGTAGAGCGATCGCGTACAGCCGCCCAAAATGCCGACCTAGTATTACTTACTATAGACGCCCAAGCCGGTTGGACGCCAGCTGACGCGGAAATCTACGCACAGGTGCAACACCGCCCCGTAATTTTAGTTATCAACAAAATCGATTTATTAAAAGAAGATGAATTAAAACTTCTTCAATCCAAAATCCAAAATCCAAAATCCAAAATCCTCACAGTAGCCGCCCAAAATCAGGGTATTGAAGATTTAGAAAAAGCTATTTTAGAAGCAGTCCGATCTGGCAACCTCCAGGCAGCTAACATAGATTTGGCAATTAATCAACGTCAAGCTGAAACCTTAACAAGAGCCAAAACATCTCTACACCAAGTACAGGCTACTATTGCAAACCAACTGCCTCTTGATTTCTGGACAATTGACCTTCGCGGTGCCATTCAAGCACTCGGAGAAATCACTGGCGAGGAAGTTACAGAGTCAGTACTTGATAGAATTTTCAGCCGTTTTTGTATTGGGAAATAG
- a CDS encoding class I SAM-dependent methyltransferase: MDRVSIETGKKIMKHWYEELFDNYADKYDREGYTSGTLGEVDFIEKELDYDKNKLILDVGCGTGRHSLELARRGYSVTGIDLSESMLEKARKTADKEKLKIGFIKKDARNFYWETQFDLSIMLCEGAFPLMETDEMNFSILKNIYASLKSPGRLILTTYNGLYPLFNSVKDFLNSNPGETKSQENSFDLMTFRDYSVYETIDDLGNKKVVKCNERYYTPPEINWLLKSIGFTRTEIFGCHLGAFSRNNKLTTEDYEMLVVAEK, from the coding sequence ATGGATAGAGTATCAATTGAAACTGGTAAGAAGATAATGAAACACTGGTATGAAGAATTATTTGATAATTATGCAGATAAGTATGATCGGGAGGGGTATACCTCTGGAACCTTGGGTGAAGTTGATTTTATTGAAAAAGAACTTGATTATGATAAAAATAAGTTAATCCTTGATGTTGGCTGTGGAACCGGGAGACATTCACTAGAACTGGCTAGGCGTGGTTACAGTGTTACAGGGATCGATTTATCAGAATCTATGCTCGAAAAAGCTAGAAAAACTGCTGATAAAGAAAAACTAAAAATTGGTTTTATCAAAAAAGATGCCCGTAATTTTTATTGGGAAACACAATTTGATCTTTCTATTATGCTTTGTGAGGGAGCTTTTCCTTTAATGGAAACAGATGAAATGAATTTTTCTATTTTAAAAAATATTTATGCCTCATTAAAATCTCCGGGTAGACTGATATTGACTACCTATAATGGTTTATATCCTTTGTTTAATTCTGTTAAGGATTTTCTTAACTCCAATCCCGGCGAAACCAAAAGCCAGGAAAATTCTTTTGATTTGATGACTTTCCGCGATTATTCCGTTTATGAAACAATTGATGATTTAGGTAATAAAAAAGTTGTGAAATGTAATGAAAGATATTATACTCCCCCGGAAATTAACTGGCTGCTTAAATCGATTGGTTTTACCAGAACAGAAATTTTTGGCTGCCATTTAGGGGCTTTCAGTCGTAATAATAAACTAACCACTGAAGATTATGAAATGCTTGTTGTTGCAGAGAAGTAG
- a CDS encoding response regulator transcription factor, whose amino-acid sequence MSKVLVVEDSLTQREMISTLLKKIGLKVTVACDGVEALEQIEANRPDLVVLDIIMPRMNGYEVCRKIKSDSKTQNLAVVMCSAKKEEFDRYWGMKQGADAYIAKPFHPQELLGTVKQLLRE is encoded by the coding sequence ATGAGCAAAGTTCTGGTTGTGGAAGACAGCCTTACGCAACGGGAGATGATCTCAACCCTCCTGAAAAAAATTGGGCTGAAGGTTACAGTGGCTTGTGATGGCGTCGAAGCACTGGAACAAATTGAGGCGAATCGTCCCGATCTAGTCGTTCTGGACATTATTATGCCGCGTATGAACGGCTACGAAGTTTGCCGCAAGATCAAGTCTGACTCCAAAACCCAGAACTTAGCTGTGGTAATGTGTTCGGCTAAGAAGGAAGAGTTCGATCGCTACTGGGGGATGAAACAAGGTGCAGATGCCTATATCGCTAAGCCTTTTCACCCTCAAGAGTTACTTGGGACGGTGAAACAGCTTTTGCGCGAGTAG